One Drosophila kikkawai strain 14028-0561.14 chromosome 3L, DkikHiC1v2, whole genome shotgun sequence genomic window carries:
- the LOC108075196 gene encoding uncharacterized protein: MTMRRCVICGERPPVKDAQGNNAYAYPKNEEEARIWQASMAAKDCCVQSIQKECCVCVQHIPDFVSRAKAIGNELSAQEEKRKEAKLAAAKKKEKEKGEAADECVQCPDIGEPAEDREKPTVSVLLLNGSSLPTYCAEGKGSCVDSRPAEKGDYKGGQTKRIKTKESKTEIYVQESAFQDSGGKCPDIDGTEVTLMRAPTQEEDELKRLQEELLEGQKPDEDYNCRRRSCCLPGCTDVLLLGRGQHETGVCPCKCEQCSKPCGNPDPEPCCQPECCPKSEPVYSDQPPCGCECEQQVRRELGKVIETQAQRILELEELLCRQNSRRNCLQRKLDELYCEFGRLDEAEIEAHRSRLTCPGSERGGPDCASVFTARSEPPAPEIEPPEMPPKESRSILSRLSSKRVSIISKRLSGEQSQQSEFFLSPPVRVHGFAERKPESTERTRRPQWVNEAESEENMANTSIKFNKEVNYSTERLSVNSKDAPTLRSDSIYSEGTKSKPQSIRSASMYSELSKPKSQSILSKAIYSDVIESKSQFNQSVSNTSRA, encoded by the exons ATGACAATGAGGCGCTGTGTCATCTGTGGCGAGAGGCCGCCGGTGAAGGATGCCCAGGGCAACAATGCGTATGCGTATCCCAAGAACGAGGAGGAGGCCCGCATCTGGCAGGCCAGCATGGCCGCCAAGGACTGCTGCGTGCAGAGCATACAGAAGGAGTGCTGCGTCTGCGTGCAGCATATCCCCGACTTTGTGAGCCGGGCCAAGGCCATTGGTAACGAGCTGAGCGCCCAGGAGGAGAAGCGAAAGGAAGCGAAGCTGGCGGCGGCGaagaagaaggagaaggaaaagGGGGAGGCGGCTGACGAGTGCGTCCAGTGTCCGGATATCGGGGAACCCGCTGAGGATCGGGAAAAACCCACTGTTAGTGTCCTGCTACTGAACGGATCCTCGCTGCCTACCTACTGCGCCGAGGGTAAGGGTTCCTGCGTGGACTCGCGACCGGCGGAGAAAGGCGACTATAAGGGAGGGCAGACCAAAAGGATAAAAACCAAGGAGTCGAAGACGGAGATCTATGTGCAAGAGTCGGCCTTCCAGGATAGCGGCGGCAAATGTCCGGATATTGACGGCACAGAGGTTACCCTGATGCGCGCGCCAAcgcaggaggaggatgagctAAAACGGCTGCAAGAGGAGCTGCTAGAGGGGCAGAAACCGGATGAGGATTACAATTGCAG gCGTCGCAGCTGCTGCCTGCCCGGCTGCACGGACGTCCTGCTCTTGGGCCGCGGCCAGCACGAGACGGGTGTGTGTCCTTGCAAGTGCGAGCAATGCAGTAAGCCCTGCGGTAATCCGGATCCGGAACCTTGCTGCCAGCCGGAATGCTGCCCAAAGTCTGAGCCCGTGTACTCTGACCAGCCGCCATGCGGCTGCGAATGCGAGCAGCAGGTGCGCCGCGAACTGGGCAAGGTGATCGAGACCCAGGCGCAGCGCATCCTAGAGCTCGAAGAGCTGCTCTGCCGGCAGAACAGCAGGCGAAACTGCCTGCAACGGAAGCTGGACGAGCTGTACTGTGAGTTCGGGCGCCTGGACGAAGCGGAGATCGAGGCGCATCGATCCAGGCTCACCTGCCCGGGAAGTGAACGTGGCGGCCCTGATTGCGCCTCAGTCTTCACTGCGCGTTCTGAGCCACCGGCGCCTGAAATAGAGCCGCCTGAAATGCCGCCGAAAGAGTCTCGTAGTATACTTAGTCGCTTGTCGTCTAAACGAGTGAGCATCATCAGCAAGCGCTTGTCAGGTGAACAGTCCCAGCAGTCGGAGTTCTTCCTCTCGCCGCCGGTACGTGTTCATGGATTTGCTGAGCGGAAGCCCGAGAGCACAGAGCGCACCCGACGACCCCAATGGGTCAACGAGGCGGAATCGGAGGAAAATATGGCCAATACCTCAATCAAGTTTAACAAAGAGGTCAACTACTCCACTGAAAGGTTGTCGGTCAATAGCAAAGACGCCCCAACACTTCGATCTGACTCGATCTATTCTGAAGGAACCAAGTCCAAGCCGCAGTCCATCCGCTCAGCATCTATGTACTCAGAACTGAGCAAGCCCAAGTCCCAGTCCATCCTCTCCAAAGCCATCTACTCAGATGTGATCGAGTCCAAGTCCCAGTTCAACCAGTCCGTATCCAATACTTCCCGAGCTTGA